In the Plasmodium chabaudi chabaudi strain AS genome assembly, chromosome: 13 genome, one interval contains:
- a CDS encoding ethanolamine-phosphate cytidylyltransferase, putative — MSNEFLVDTIYNHDYLKKVLGLIQSIKKNNKFDYIEKINEQFNIKDDDEIYNKFFNELENINKNGIVNINNRRRNPNCINKCSSNYYNNNVGCCNHNHHCSEGHPMIPEYDKDAQSDLSNNSEEINEFDIDSFDSSCEKKGKEKRIYVDGIFDLSHSGHFNAMRQAKKLGDVVVVGINSDEDALNSKGVSPIYTQDERGALVAGCKWVDEVIIGTKYNVDMELLKKYNCDYAAHGSDIAYDRNGVCCYEDVQKNNRLKVFERSYGISTTTIVNHLLQIVSNANKIGSPQIHNLKNNSLLDVKDEEKNKNCDTNSMANSENAADNINSTDDKMSLKISKSDSNDMDSNNSKVVKGNKKKNIDISSNTKGIISKNKGYIAASQIYLFMEKHEKKKHHKVVYVDGSFDMFHLGHLKMIENARKLGDYLLVGVYSDETVRKLKGNHFPVTSVLERTLTVLAMKGVDDVVICAPWVITESFIKRFQIDTVVRGSIADYNYSNFGPDPYTVPKKLNIFKEIPSESDMTTYEIINRIEKNKQYLLSIISARKKKEENIWKNTNSYTLK; from the exons atgtcgaATGAATTTTTAGTTGATACAATTTATAATCAtgattatttgaaaaaagttTTAGGCTTAATACAAagtataaagaaaaataataagtttgactatattgaaaaaataaatgaacaATTCAATATAAAGGACGatgatgaaatatataacaaatttttcaatgagttggaaaacataaataaaaatggaattgtaaatattaataatagaCGACGCAATCcaaattgtataaataaatgttcctctaattattataataataatgtaggCTGTTGTAACCATAATCATCATTGTTCTGAAGGTCATCCGATGATTCCTGAATATGATAAGGATGCTCAGAGCgatttatcaaataattcTGAGGAAATTAATGAATTTGATATAGATTCATTTGATTCAtcatgtgaaaaaaaaggcaaggaaaaaagaatatatgtGGATGGTATTTTTGACCTGTCCCATTCAGGCCATTTCAATGCTATGCGACAAGCCAAAAAATTAGGGGACGTTGTTGTTGTTGGAATTAATTCAGATGAAGATGCTTTAAATTCAAAAGGGGTTAGTCCAATATATACACAAGACGAAAGAGGGGCATTAGTAGCAGGTTGCAAATGGGTTGATGAGGTTATTATaggaacaaaatataatgtagATATGGagctattaaaaaaatataattgtgATTATGCAGCTCATGGTAGTGATATTGCGTATGATCGTAATGGAGTATGCTGCTATGAAGatgtacaaaaaaataatcgaTTAAAAGTATTTGAAAGAAGTTATGGAATATCAACTACAACTATTGTAAATCATTTGTTACAAATCGTTAGtaatgcaaataaaataggCTCACCTCAGATACATAacctaaaaaataattcccTATTAGATGTAAaggatgaagaaaaaaataaaaattgtgatACAAATAGTATGGCTAACTCTGAAAATGCTGccgataatataaattcgACAGACGATAAAATGAGTTTAAAAATTTCCAAAAGTGATTCAAATGATATGGatagtaataatagcaAAGTAGTAAAGggtaacaaaaaaaaaaacattgaCATATCATCAAATACAAAAGGTAtaataagtaaaaataaaggttATATAGCAGCttcacaaatatatttatttatggaaaaacatgaaaaaaaaaaacaccaTAAAGTTGTATATGTAGATGGATCATTTGATATGTTCCATTTAggacatttaaaaatgatagaAAATGCTAGAAAATTAGGGGACTATTTATTAGTAGGAGTATATTCAGATGAAACTGTTAGAAAATTGAAAGGAAATCATTTTCCAGTTACATCAGTATTAGAAAGAACCTTAACAGTTTTAGCTATGAAAGGTGTCGACGATGTAGTTATTTGCGCACCATGGGTCATAACAGAAAGTTTTATTAAACGCTTTCAAATTGACACAGTTGTTAGAGGTTCTATAGCagattataattattcgAATTTTGGTCCCGATCCATATACTGTACCTaagaaattaaatatttttaaggaAATCCCATCAGAATCG gATATGACTACttatgaaataattaatagaATTGAGAAAAACAAACAATATTTGTTGAGTATCATATCAGCTAG aaaaaagaaagaagaAAACATTTGGAAAAATACCAATTCGTAtactttaaaataa
- a CDS encoding leucine-rich repeat protein: protein MEYVLNDDEIKRVVQKNDAYYSLIELNDVLYLNNRLYKKIECLQNLSNLKALYLNNNALESICGLDSCINLVALYLNSNRISKIENLSSLKKLRILNLEDNYINVIENLENLCSLEDLNLSNNCLGDKGCSMVSLLEKNKCLTILNLSNNKIEEDILENLYNLKHLNILYIMNNPGLSKYKNYRKLFVHTLANLTFLDYKPVTNEERRCVKAFFEHGTKGEQDELKKIKLEQKMEHENSVEYFRKYLMNIQDEE, encoded by the exons atggaatacgTATTAAACGATGATGAAATTAAAAGGGTAGTCCAAAAGAATGACGCGTACTACTCTCTTATCGAATTAAACGACGtactatatttaaataataggttatataaaaaaatagaatgcCTTCAAAACTTGAGCAATTTAAAAGCATTATatctaaataataatg catTGGAAAGTATTTGTGGATTGGACAGCTGTATAAACCTAGTTGCTCT TTATTTAAACTCCAACAGAATTtcaaaaattgaaaatttgAGTTCGTTAAAAAAGTTAcgaatattaaatttagaggataattatattaatgtgATAGAAAATTTAG AAAATTTGTGCTCCCTTGAAGATTTAAACCTAAGTAACAATTGCTTAGGCGATAAGGGATGTAGTATGGTATCACTTTTAGAAAAGAATAAATGTcttacaattttaaatcttagtaataacaaaattgaAGAGGACATTTTGGAAAACCTTTACAATCTGAAGCatctaaatattttatatataatgaataacCCAGGA ttatcaaaatataaaaattaccgaaaattatttgtgcATACATTGGCAAACTTAACATTTCTGGATTATAAGCCAGTTACAAATGAAGAGAGAAG gTGTGTTAAAGCCTTTTTTGAACATGGAACGAAAGGAGAGCAagatgaattaaaaaagataaagctagaacaaaaaatggaGCACGAAAATTCAGTTGAAT ATTTCAGGAAATACTTGATGAATATTCAAGATGAAGAATAG
- a CDS encoding GTPase, putative has translation MILLQVTVLGYLNTGKTSLVNSIMNNEVFNTYMHTEMPMIYYKVHKERNRSFCVEIEDTSIDVNVNIFMNMLRKEIKTNKNHMTNPVFSLFEKPAIPFNHNDQYNSVCYGRMAYLLVFDLTNPSTFEYAKMIYLNMSNTYNRLYTLKPFITLVGNKYDLINQNNELLRQAEDFSNEHMIQLWLTSAYTGKNVKKLFVHVINMVYNNTNLWKYDADDSMSESSED, from the exons atgattttacTACAAGTAACAGTTCTAGGATATTTAAATACGGGGAAAACATCTTTGGTTAATTCTATTATGAATAATGAAGTTTTCAACACTTATATGCATACCGAGATGCCCAT gatatattataaagtaCACAAGGAAAGAAATCGAAGTTTTTGTGTTGAAATTGAAGACACTTCTATTGATGTGAAcgtaaacatttttatgaatatgcTAAGGAAAGAAA ttaaaacaaataagaATCATATGACAAACCCAGTGTTTAGCTTATTTGAAAAACCAGCGATTCCCTTTAATCATAATGATCAATATAATTCAGTTTGCTATg gAAGGATGGCTTATTTATTAGTGTTCGATCTTACTAATCCATCAACATTTGAATATGCTaagatgatatatttaaacatGTCCAACACATATAACCGACTATAT acaCTTAAGCCCTTTATAACTCTTGTTGGAAATAAATACG ATTTGATTAaccaaaataatgaattacTGAGGCAGGCGGAAGATTTTTC TAATGAGCACATGATCCAGCTTTGGCTAACATCAGCTTATACTGGAAAGAATGTAAAAAAG CTATTCGTGCATGTAATTAATATGGTGTACAACAATACAAATTTGTGGAAATATGATGCTGATGAT tcTATGTCAGAATCTTCTGAGGATTGA
- a CDS encoding step II splicing factor, putative: MWINKIGNKSASFINHKHFHPGNIKNLEKVWLAEEKERLRKEEEEKYLKKREEQYKLYALKKQLRQNELNNKDTEHDILYDINKENKKKEVNHNNNKKNDENVINPSVNKLVIKSKYNEDIFVKNHKSIYGSYYDRKENKWGYMCCKQTDKNISCPNNPIDNKNSNSDTVPVKKDIEKINIDKKKKKKKKKKGTFDNSITAILNKL, from the exons ATGTggataaacaaaataggAAATAAAAGTGCATCCTTTATAAATCACAAACACTTTCATCCAG gaaatataaaaaacttGGAAAAGGTTTGGCTAGCTGAAGAAAAGGAAAGGTTAAGaaaagaagaagaagaaaaatatttaaaaaagagagaagaacaatataaattatatgcttTAAAAAAGCAATTAAGACAAAATGAATTGAATAACAAAGATACAGAACATGATATTCTATATGAcattaataaagaaaataaaaaaaaagaagttaatcataataataataaaaaaaacgatgAAAATGTGATTAATCCTTCTGTTAATAAATTAGttataaaatcaaaatataatgaagatatttttgtaaaaaatcatAAGTCGATTTATGGTTCCTATTATGACcgaaaagaaaataaatgggGATATATGTGTTGTAAGCAAactgataaaaatatatcctGTCCAAATAATCCAATtgataacaaaaatagCAATTCAGATACAGTGCCTGTTAAAAAggatatagaaaaaatcaatatcgataaaaagaagaaaaagaaaaagaaaaaaaaaggtacATTCGATAATAGTATAACAGCGATTTTGAATAAATTGTGA